The Bacteroidia bacterium genomic interval ATTACGGGGAATGTAACTTCCTTTCTCTCCCATTTATCCATAAAACTCAGTGCATTCTTCACTTCGTCTTGACTAACCTCTCCTACTACCACTATTTTAGTAAATTGTGGCGTTATAAAACTTTGGTAATACCTCACAATATCTTCCAATTTAATTTTCATGAATTCATTGTAATTACCTGAAGCAACTTTACCAAGCGGGTTGTTATCATTATAAATCAATCGGCTAAACGCCTTAGAAGCAACCACACCTGAATTCAAACGCATATTGGCAATACTTTCGCCCAAACGTTTACGAAGTAAATCATAGTCTTCACGCTCAAAATTAGGACCAAACATCATCTCCTCCAAGAGTGCCATCGTTTCATTAATTTTATCTTTATAGCAACTTACAAAGCAAGAAATTCCGGTACTACCACCTGAGAATGAGATACTGCTACCCAACCTCTCTAATGCACTTTCTAATTCAGCAGCTGGGAATTTCTTTGTACTTTCATTCATCATCTGAGCAGTAAAATAGGCTGTTCCATAAGGAAATTTCTTACCATCTTCAAGTAACTGACCTCCTTCAAAATTAATCATAAACATTACCTTAGGAGTTTTATTGCTTTGTGTGCCAATAACTTCGACAGAGTTCTTAGTTGTGAATCTGAAGAAATCAGGGGTTTGAACAATCTTTGCAGGAGGAGGAACAGGTCTTTTACTTCTATCAAAATTATCAACAGGTCTGTGATACTCTAATCCTTCAAACTCTGAGTAATCAGGTTTTGCTTCACTATAAGGGTTGAAACTTTCGAATGGTTTTTTCTTAGCTCCCGGTTGGTCATACATAGGGTCACGTTCAACAGTGATACATGCATAGTTTTTATTCTTTACATAGCGCAAAAACACTCTCAGCACATCTGCTTTTGTTACTTTTCTATATCTTTCAATATCTTGATCAAGATTGAAGCCTTTGCCGGGCATAGCCATTTCATAAGAAGTAAGTAAGCCTGCCTTACCTGCATTCGTCTCAAGATATCCATACATGTTTGTGATAAAACTTTCCTTAACTCTTTCTAGATCTTCTTCGGTAAAGCCTTCTTTTTCAAAATCCTCAATCGTTTTTAAAATTAATTCACGGGTTTCAAGTGGTGAAATACCAGGGTATGCCACAGCTTGTATAGTAAATTCACCTGATAACTCAAAAGTTGGATGCTCTACATCTACTTGTACTGCTTTTTCAGGCTTAACAAAATTCTTATAGAAAACAGAGTTTCTGCCTCCTGCCATCAATTGAGAAAGAATATCCAATGCCGGCTCATCTTTGTGATAAGCAGGAACTGTAGGGTAAACAAAAAGTGTCAAAGGCAAATAAATATTGTCTTTATATGTTTTATAATCACTTTCCGGCAGTCTAACAGGTTTAGGCACGAGTCTGCTCACTTCAGGTCCTTTGGGAATTGAGCCAAAATATTTCTCAACCATTTTGACTACATCTTCTGTAACTACATCGCCAGACACCACCAAAATAGCATTGTTTGGTCCATAATAACGCAAGAAAAAGTTATTCAAATCCTCTTTTGTAGCTCTGTCTAAATCATCAGTAAAACCAATTGTGGGCCATGAATATGGGTGACCGGATGGGTATAACAATTGATCTTTCACTTCATCTACAAAACCGTAAGGCACATCATAACGTTGTGACTTTTCGTTTTTCACAGTTTTTCTTTGTACCTCAAACTTATCTACCGTAAAAGCATTTGGCAAGAAGCCCATTCTATCAGATTCTAACCAAAGCATCGTTTCTAACATGTTGCTAGGAACAGTCTCAAAGTAATTTGTTCTGTCTCTATTGGTAGTTCCATTCATTTCTCCACCTGCTTCTTGCACAATTTTAAAGTGTTCCTCATCTCCAACATGTTCAGAACCTTGAAACATCATGTGTTCAAAAAAGTGTGCAAATCCGGAACGACCAGGTAATTCTCTATTTGAACCAACTTTGTAAGTAACTTCAACATGAACCAC includes:
- a CDS encoding insulinase family protein, with amino-acid sequence MKQFFKLFTLLSLIIIPLSGFSQALGTTKLIEKVEPQKGKYIIPYSKYELANGLTVFVVEDNSSPVVHVEVTYKVGSNRELPGRSGFAHFFEHMMFQGSEHVGDEEHFKIVQEAGGEMNGTTNRDRTNYFETVPSNMLETMLWLESDRMGFLPNAFTVDKFEVQRKTVKNEKSQRYDVPYGFVDEVKDQLLYPSGHPYSWPTIGFTDDLDRATKEDLNNFFLRYYGPNNAILVVSGDVVTEDVVKMVEKYFGSIPKGPEVSRLVPKPVRLPESDYKTYKDNIYLPLTLFVYPTVPAYHKDEPALDILSQLMAGGRNSVFYKNFVKPEKAVQVDVEHPTFELSGEFTIQAVAYPGISPLETRELILKTIEDFEKEGFTEEDLERVKESFITNMYGYLETNAGKAGLLTSYEMAMPGKGFNLDQDIERYRKVTKADVLRVFLRYVKNKNYACITVERDPMYDQPGAKKKPFESFNPYSEAKPDYSEFEGLEYHRPVDNFDRSKRPVPPPAKIVQTPDFFRFTTKNSVEVIGTQSNKTPKVMFMINFEGGQLLEDGKKFPYGTAYFTAQMMNESTKKFPAAELESALERLGSSISFSGGSTGISCFVSCYKDKINETMALLEEMMFGPNFEREDYDLLRKRLGESIANMRLNSGVVASKAFSRLIYNDNNPLGKVASGNYNEFMKIKLEDIVRYYQSFITPQFTKIVVVGEVSQDEVKNALSFMDKWERKEVTFPVIAKFPEYQTTQAFIINKDFASQSFLIMGNRAMKYDTYGDFFKANVMNFILGGNFNSRLNLSIREDHGWTYGIRSGFSAPYKNYPGYYVVSASVKAEATDSAIVEILNIIKKYKEEGITDEELAFTKSALISSDALDYESSFGKASFLFGIVNRNLDADYKKKQAEIINSLTKEDINNFAKQYLTPDNMLIVAVGTESLIKPKIEALGFGKVQILNNNAEGKVKIYKKK